One window from the genome of Ictidomys tridecemlineatus isolate mIctTri1 chromosome 12, mIctTri1.hap1, whole genome shotgun sequence encodes:
- the LOC144369223 gene encoding ral guanine nucleotide dissociation stimulator-like, translated as MRGRCLIHVYLEKERTTEYRSILVTCQDRAPVIIRRALDAHLLQQEDPENYELLQILSNHQKIKVPDHSLMYLSMNPQIKYYFIVRKRREVKGKEVNTYLIQAVLVLPFHSHLGK; from the exons atgagaggcaggtgcctcattcacgtctacctggaaaaggaaaggacaacagagtataggagcatcctg gtgacctgccaggacagggctccagtcatcatccgcagggccttagatgcacacttgctccagcaggaggacccagaaaactacgagcttctgcaaattctctccaaccatcaga aaatcaaggtccctgaccactcactgatgtatctgtccatgaatccacaaatcaaatattatttcatcgtgaggaaacgccgcgaggtcaagggaaaggaggtaaacacctaccttattcaagctgtacttgtgctgccattccactcccacctggggaaatga